The genomic interval GGTGTCGTCGACGCCGACACGCACCGCAGGCTCGACCCGGCGGAGTTCCGGGGCTTCGCCCTGGCCGACGACGTCGCACCACTGATCTTCGTCAACGGTGCGGACACGAAGGCTGCTCAGATCTTCACCCTCGTTCACGAGCTCGCGCACCTGTGGCTGGGACGCAGCGCCCTGTCCGACGCCGACACCGACGCCCGGGGTGGCCAGGATGAGGAGCGCTGGTGCAACCAGGTCGCAGCGAAGGCGCTCGTCCCTCTCAACTCCCTCCGGGACGAGTGGGATGGGACCTACGGCGAGGACGAGTTGGATCGGCTTGGGCGCCCGTTTACCCGGGCCGTGGTGTCCTCGGCCTTGGAGGGCCGGACGACGTACCGCGACGCATACAGGCTGCTCGGGACGGCGAAGCACTCGACCTTTGAGGACCTGGCGGAGAAGGTAGGAGTCGCGTGATGTACCTCGTCGACGCCAACATCCTCATCAAGGTGAAGAACCGCTACTACGCCTTCGACATCGCACCCGGCTTCTGGGCCTGGCTCGACCACGCTCACGCGTGCACCGTCGTCGCTCACGAGACG from Actinomyces respiraculi carries:
- a CDS encoding ImmA/IrrE family metallo-endopeptidase, whose translation is MVNGVVDADTHRRLDPAEFRGFALADDVAPLIFVNGADTKAAQIFTLVHELAHLWLGRSALSDADTDARGGQDEERWCNQVAAKALVPLNSLRDEWDGTYGEDELDRLGRPFTRAVVSSALEGRTTYRDAYRLLGTAKHSTFEDLAEKVGVA